The nucleotide window ATGAGCGAGTTGGAGATGGGAGCTGTAGTTGACGAAGtcttggtccagcttggtGAGTATTCATTCTATTACCTCTATTCTAGTCTCgtctcttctcgtctcgtctgGCATtcccattgccattgccattgtcattgtcattgctGCGCAAAGCGTTCTCCTCGGTGGTCATGAATTACATGCTGACTTTCCGTTTATCTACGGCGTAGAATCACGAAATATCGTCCCCGTCCGGATCCTCCAAGGCCCCTTCATGGGCTCAATGAACATGCCAGGTATATCCCTCTCCCTGCTCAACTTGACCAATGTAGCGGACGAACATTCCTTCGTGACCACTTCGAGATTACTCGAATTCCTCGATGCACCGCACAACTCGCCGGCATGGCCAGCTACCGCTCAGCGATATCCTCTGCCGGACGCACTGAGGAATCGGAAGAGGACAGATGCGTTCAccgaggtcgaagaggaaaaagaggaGGTTTATACCGGCGGGGCTAAATTATTTGGTGAGTACCGCAAATATTTCACTCCGCATCTCTCGCCTGACACTCAATGGTGGGAACTGTatgctgaagctgagcgATCTGTCCTGCTTCAGTCGAGGCCAAGCCTATTCGAGAAACGCTCAAGATCGCAGCAGAGGCAGTATTGGCTCTGGAGCCTCAATTGACTAAGTGGGATACCGTAAGTGCTTCCCTCTACTTGCTGTCCTAGATTCTTCACTAGTTAGTGGTCAATCGTACTGATCACGTATATCGTTCTTTGTACAGATCGTCGGTGATGGAGATTGCGGCGAGACATGTGCCCTAGGTGCCAAAGGCGTCCTCGAAGCGCTCAATAACGGTCTCGGTTCCAGCGGCGACCTAGTCGAGTTGTTCAGAACGTTGACACAAGTGATCGACGATTCAATGGGAGGAACCCTCGGAGCGAtattctccatcttcttaGCTGGCCTAACAACCTCGCTGATCAAGTCGGTGGAATCCAATCCGGATGTTAAAGTGGACGAAGCCTTCTTTGGAGGGATAACGAACGAGGCGCTGGATACATTACAACAACGTACGAATGCCAGAGTGGGCCATAGGACAGTCATGGATGCTCTTATACCCTTTGTCAATGCCCTAGCCCCAGCGAATTCCACTGGAAATGGTGAAGGAAATGGAAAAGGGTTAGACGAAGCGGTGAGAAGGTGtatcgaaggaggagagagtacgatcaagctcgaagcgAAAATGGGACGGGCGGCTTATGCGGGGACAGGAGCGGAAAGGGGTGCGATGCCCCCTGATCCGGGAGCGATGGCTTTTGTGGAAGTTGTCAAAGCTATTGGGAAAGTcttcggaggaggaggccAATAGGTAGCGTCGTAGCCTTACTCGATCGTACTATTGTACAGTAAAGCGTGTGACATTGTGCATAACACAGCTTCTTTTCGGTTTCTTGACTCCCAAGCACACCGTAGGTAACCAGTCGATAATCTGCATTTTGGATGATAACGTCTGATCATTTCACAATCATGCTCATGCACTTCACGTACATTGTCATTTCCGCTCCTCGCTCGTGATTAGGATGAGGAGAACGTCAGCTAGATCTCTGGGTTTCCTCAGCAGTCAATTCGGGAGAAGTGAACATGGAGTTATCCGTTATTCAGCTGTATTTGCATTGAGTGATATGACAATCGTTATTTTATTATGTATGGCAATACCACTCGTGTGCAACCTTTTCTCTGTCTATGCAGTAGTAGTAATTTTTATTTGTCACAAGTATGGTGTTCTATTGATCCGATGAAATTGATAATCTACGCATGATGAGTTCGTATCTGATCATTATTAATGAGcacaatgtcagcttgcttgcttgattCTATCCAAGCAGAGTCGTGTCGTGACAGTAGACAAAGATAGTGATGGTGCGCGAAGTATCATGAGCGAGAGTCTCTACTCACGTTAGCATGGTGACGGCACTATTGGGTACCGTCCTAACCAGATTTATGCTCAATCCTCTATAAAAGCCTTTCCATCCGTCCTGCTTCTTGATTCCAAGGAACGTATCGATAGCTCCTCCAGGTCGAGGTTTATGTATGATCTGCTTGTACCACGGTGGTTTAGGTTCTATCCTAGGCAGAGGATTCGGTATTGGCCGATCCACTGAAGGATGTGAGAAATGCGGAGGTTGATTACCCGTCACCAAGGGTGAATATAATTCGAAACGCCCAGTTGAAGGGCTAGCAGCTGCGGCTGCGGAGGCTAGGAGAgggggagaagatgaagaaggtctgATAGGTTGTGAAGGTATCGATTGGGGATGTAACCGAGTTTTACCGCCGCCTTGTCGGACCTCCGAGTAgccagcagaagaagaagaaacagagGAGGATTTGCGGATTTGTAAGCGAGTACGTAGTACTTCGTGAGGATATGTGCAGAGGGAAGCGACCATTTTGGAGAATGCGGAACATGCTAGGATTGTTGTAGGGGGTAATGAGGAGTGATCGCCGTTGTCTGAGTCTGTCAAAGTGTTACATGTAGACAATCAGCTCTGAGCGAAATAGCGATGATAATTGATAAGATTAAGAGCAAGGTCATATGAGATTTAGATGTACAACGCTTTGACGGAATTTCTGGAGCATTGCGAAAAAGCGACTCACCTGCCCacgactttgccttttcGTACAGTGGGAATTGTACTGCAACGTGCGTCACTCCCATCAAAGAAGGTAACAATCCCTTGTAGAAAGCTCTATACCCTTCCGACTTGTATATAGACCGTATAGCGCCTATCGTCGTTTTATACCGCGATGACGAGTCTGCTGTACCCGCTTGGACCTATATTGCCATCATAATCTCAGCCGAAATTGAAGACAGCATCAATGCCGAGTGAATATTGGGAACACGACATACCATGAATCGAGTCTTGACGACCCATAAGGGATTTGTCATTATCGTACCTGTCGCTCCCGCTGTCATAGCTGCGAAGATGTGTACTATCGCTGTATTGCCTTGTAGCGGGCCTGCGGCAGTATTGTTATGTCAGCTATGTGCTACTTCGTTGTTACACTTCAGGCCTTTTTGATCACTCTCTGCTCGGCCCTCCACCTTGTACCGCACAAGCTAGCGTTGTAACCAAGACTCGGTCAAACTTCCCCACTTCACCCTGTCCTGGACTTTGACTCGAGCTCGATCACGCCTCACAGCACCCCAAGCAAAAGTCCTGAATGTGCAAAAAGAGGGGGCAACTCACCATGCGTGGCATTCCAATTACCCGCTTTATCTTTGACCAAATCATACACCGTGAAATATATTCCCCAGGTAGGCAGATACCCAGCTAACGTCGGGCCTAGACCACGATAAAACCCTTTCGGACCTGACGATTTCCATATTTTGGATATTATCACTGAGACCGACTCGTAGCCTGCCGATCCTTTGGCATGGTGCTGCGCTTGTAGTCGGGTTTTGACGACGTCTAGGGGACAGGTGGTTATGGAAGCGACCAGTCCAGCGCCGGCACCAGCTATCATCGAGTGGAATTGCGGCGGTATCGTAACGTGACTATGGGGGAAAGGGAGCTCTTGCCTTGATGTGgcagacgatgaagaagaggaggaggaggaagaagaggaagggggagaagTGGGGGACATCGCTGTATAAGAACATGCGTTAGTGATTGCTCATTCAGCTCTTCAATTCCAGAAAATGGGGTCGAGTAGCGCCGGGGTAGAGGCAAGTAcatggaagagaagaattcTGCTCACCAGCTAGATCACGCCCCAGCGTCCTCGACGGATCGCCGGGCTCCTATGATCTACGACCCGCACTGTGGGCAAGAGGCTCGTcctgaagacgaagaccgAGTGTATTCGTCTCGCTAGGTGTTGAGATCAGTATCAGAAATTTGTTGGTCTCCGAGGGTATAGGGATTGTCCGATTTGGGTGTCGGGCCGAAAATTGGGCTCTACGGATTCTCTTGCTGCCTGCTGGTATGAATGTCAATGATGTATATTAAACATGTAGTCGGATTCTGGATGAGT belongs to Kwoniella dejecticola CBS 10117 chromosome 10, complete sequence and includes:
- a CDS encoding dihydroxyacetone kinase, giving the protein MTDRHIFPDHTTLVFRSLKGLVAANPYLNLIPSLKVVYRADHDASKVSLICGGGSGHEPGTVGFVGKGLLSASVAGDVFASPSARQVNAAIKMVGSEKGVILIITNYTGDNLHFGLARLMAQSAGVKNVELVVVGDDVSVPRSRGKYLGRRCLAGITLVCKIMGAGSEADMPFEQLVPLGRSLSSNTASIAVALDHCHVPGRSGDGEWHIDEGRCEIGLGLHNETGVFNIAQPGPEELITKLLDLLLKQDDPERSFVKFKDGDELVLLVNNMGAMSELEMGAVVDEVLVQLESRNIVPVRILQGPFMGSMNMPGISLSLLNLTNVADEHSFVTTSRLLEFLDAPHNSPAWPATAQRYPLPDALRNRKRTDAFTEVEEEKEEVYTGGAKLFVEAKPIRETLKIAAEAVLALEPQLTKWDTIVGDGDCGETCALGAKGVLEALNNGLGSSGDLVELFRTLTQVIDDSMGGTLGAIFSIFLAGLTTSLIKSVESNPDVKVDEAFFGGITNEALDTLQQRTNARVGHRTVMDALIPFVNALAPANSTGNGEGNGKGLDEAVRRCIEGGESTIKLEAKMGRAAYAGTGAERGAMPPDPGAMAFVEVVKAIGKVFGGGGQ